The Corvus moneduloides isolate bCorMon1 chromosome 16, bCorMon1.pri, whole genome shotgun sequence genomic sequence aaaattagcATTCAGAATTATAGATTTTAATAGCAAATCAGCTGATATTCACAGCTAGACAAGCAAGGCCAGACAGACCAGCTGATTATCAAATCCAAGCCCCCACAATAACAAACAACTGACACCCAGAAGTGAACATTATACgtgaagaaaagtaaaaaatcctTCAGGCCCTTGAAAGATCAGTGGAAGCTCTGAAGGACAGAACTAAGTACAGCAAAACCACATGATCaacaaacaacaataaagaCTCTCTTTAATCCTGTTCTTTTATGACAGCAAGAAATTAAGACCTTCAAAGCTGGTATCACAAGATTTCTCTAACATTTATATTATTCCAGTCCTACAGTGCAATCATATTTGTACACTTCCCAAAGCGAAACACTTCAGGCTCTGTCCTTATCATCCTCTTGTATTAAAACACTGCATTCCACACACAGTGGAAAACTTCTTGTTCAGAAAAATTTTACCAGCACCAATCTGTGCAAATATTCTTTTGATCTAAATCATAACTGATTCCAAAAGTATTTAGGAAGAGCCATCACGCAAGAGCAtcttaaaaaactttttcagtAACACAGCCAAAATCCTCTGTTCCTATGCACAGCGTGTTAcagaaaaaccagcaaataaTATACCTGCCTCAGTGAAGGCAAAGTGCTTCTGCTCCCAAACCATTCACGTAAAGCACTTCTGCTTCACTTTTCTACAGAAATCTTTgtaatctaaaaatatttgacCACTGTAATTGGTGTCATACATCTATTAGAATGACATGTTAATTGCTTACTCCACACTTCTGAAACTGTCACATTGCCTTCCTGAAGTCCTAAATGCTGAGATCCCATTCATCttattccagcagcagcagaatgctGCATCGATGTACACTTAAACGTTCAGGTGTCAGATCAACATAATCACAGAAAGCAACTTccacaaataaaatattgctcTTTTCTGAGGAAGGTTTgactttcttccctttctaaGAATCCTGGCCACCAGTAGGTGGTGTTACTGGAAATGTCAAGTAGGGTTTTTTTACCCCCTGCAGATGAAATGCAAAATTCCACCAGCAACACTGGTGGTTTAATGCAAAACTGAGGCTCCTCATTCTCTGTAGAGTAAGCTTATTTCATCCATGTGATCTTGAGCTGAGCAATTCTAAGAAGTAAGAGAATGACAACATATAcctgaaaatttaaatacacACAAGCAAAATGGGATCGACTTGAAGGtaggaaaactgaaatttatCTTGGCAGTTCAGCAAATGACTCTTCTCAGATGCTTGATGTCTTCaatcaaatatttccttttagaCTGCccagaggcttttaaaaaaatagcacaaataacagtaataattGCTTTATATCTATATAAAATATGCTTCATTGCAATTTCCAAATAAATCTCTTAATTACTGATCAGCTGAGCTCTAGCTTTGAACGGActataaaacttaaaaaaaccaccagaggCAGAAAGGAGGATGCAATGAACAGGAGGCAAAATAAAACCGACAAATACGAGAGAAAAGATGCTTGAGTAGTTCtagtaaaaaagaaaccagcagAAACAGGGTTAATTCTAGCCTTATAAGGCTGTTCAGCAGCACTTCAACTGCACACAAATTAGAACAACCCTGGGAATCTATAAAGCTTGTTTTATTGCCAAGGACATGCAGCAAGATCTGCATTTTGCTCTTGTAAACTATCCTTTATTTAATACGTTCTAAAGCAGAATAGACTTTTATAtgatttttggttttactgCTGAATCATCAACAGGTGGCatccactgcagctctgcacacctAAATGCAAGTTTTTACCGAGAGGACAGTGGAAGTTGGCACATCCATTACGTGTGCACCCAGCAAggaccaggctgctgctgtctggagGAAAATCAGCTCTGAAGAAATGGAATTAAGGTAAAATAAAGTGTTTCACAGTACATAGTTACCTGTAATGCTTTTAATTGCTGGGCTTTTGGCGGCCTTTCAGATGTAATTAAAATCTGACCACAGACCgaccttttaaaatcaattgCTCGGGCTGTTAACTTAtcttttattgtatttaaatctgttttactGCCTTATTCACAAATAAAAGGATCTTACATAAAGACAACAGTTTATGACTGACTTCCATAGATGCTTGAAACAAACACCGAACCGTCTTCTAATAAGTGTAATTTCATATGGATATTTTAGCAAGAAGATTTACACTATTAAAATGattcaaaacacagcaacagGTACTGGGAACTCACGCCTGTTTCATTAAGAAATAGAAGCTCTGGAATCCATATCTTTATTTAAGCATCTGTAGCTATTTCTGATTACTTGAATACATTTAAGGAAACTCAGAGCTATAATTTTGACTAAAAATATTCTAACACTCCTACTCCACTAGTGGTCAGCTCTTTCCTCCCCCAGACTGCACACTGGCAGGATTTAAGtcattaaaatgtgaaaataggCATGAATTTTACTAgcacacaatttttttaatatgttttcatgtaaataaaaatcaagGCTTTGATGGTAAGAGGAAGATTAGAGCAGCTCAAAATATTTAAACCTTAACACAAAATACTGTGGTTTataattttcttgctgttttatttgtttggggtgTCTTTTGTTtggctctttctttttttaagcaaacTTCTCGCAATGCTTCAAGTGCATAACATTCAACATTTAGAAGTAAACAAATCTGGCAACTGGTATTTTCCATTACTACCCGGAAGTCAGTGAAACATAATAAATCACAACGGAAAACAAATAGAGTATAATAATGTTGGTGTAAATCAATACGCTGCTTGCATTACCTTCATTTCTAAAATTTGCCTTTCCCTCccactgaaagcagcaggaaccaactgcttttcatctctgttGCCTTCTCAGCCACAGACTCTGCTATTTATTAGCCTTACAAGCTGATAGAATAAATATATAATCtatatatgaaaaaatacaatttttctttaataggcTAAACTCACTAATctgatttctctgtgtttctgcattttctAATACTGAACCTTGAAGGGGGTGCACAATTTTGACAGACCTGCCTTCACGATGTATCATCatttagaagaaatttaaattcttttaagtGAACCTTTGCATATGTATTAGAACATGATGTTTCCTACAACCTCAGCTGTGATGTTAGGTTAGCAGAAGCTAATGGCACATGGAACAGTGCTGGAATATGAGATTAATCGTTTTCCATTTGCAAATTGCAGGTCCAAGGATGCTCATtgattattaaaagaaaacaaatggagCTAGAATTCCACAGCCTTCCAACTTGCATGAGGAAACACTGTTGATGAAAAGCTTGTATTAAAGAGACCCAAGTACCACCATGGTAAAAAGATTCCTACATGATCTTAAGGCATACAGGAAGTGCAAATTCTCTCATTTGCAATGTATATAGTGTCCTGTAAAACAAATTAAGACATTCACTATTTGTAGTATTATATTTCAGTCAGTTTTAAGATAATTAATCTGACTTCTAAAGCATTTTAGTTTCCTATACAAAAGTCTGTATCTTTTTCAATTTCAATAAAAAATGCTTACTAGGAATTCAGTtgaaaccaaccaaaaacctgGGTTTTTTGGTATTGCCACCAAACTGTGAGTACTAATACCTTTTCTGCAGATATTTTAACCATGGAAACTTATTCTGCCTCAATATCACCTGTTATATGTAACAGCACAACTTTTAACCTGAATGGATCCCATTTGTGTAACGAAAGCATATCCTCTAGATTAGCTGATAAATCAGAACACCAACAATATGTTATCGGCCTTTTCTTATCGTGTCTTTACACAATATTCCTTTTTCCTATCGGTTTTGTGGGAAACATTCTGATACTGGTTGTCAACATTAGCTTTCGGGAAAAAATGACAATTCCAGACCTTTACTTCATAAACCTGGCAGTGGCTGATCTCATTCTAGTGGCTGATTCTCTCATTGAGGTGTTTAATCTTGACGAGAAGTACTACGATATCACCATCATCTGTACCTTTATGTCTTTGTTCCTTCAGATCAACATGTAtagcagcattttctttctgacatgGATGAGTTTTGACAGATACCTAGCACTGGCCAAAGTAATGAGGTCCAACCTATTTCGCACTATGCAGCACGCTAGATTGAGCTGTGGGCTCATATGGATGGCGTCCATTTCGGCAGCTCTAGTCCCATTTACAGCCGTGCACTTACAACACACCGGAGAGGTCTacttttgttttgcagatgTAAAAGAAATCCAGTGGCTAGAGATAACCCTGGGCTTTATTATCCCCTTTGTGATCATCGGTCTTTGTTACTCATTAATTGTTCGAGTCCTTATAAAAGCACACAAGCACAGGAGTCTCCGTCTGCGGCGACAGAAGGCTCTGCGcatgatttttgttgttgtcctGGTTTTCTTTATCTGCTGGCTCCCTGAAAACGTCTTCATTAGCGTCCAACTTCTCCAGAGGAAAAGCGAGCCCGTCTCTTCAAACAGCCCATCCTTCAGGCATGATTATCCTTTAACAGGACATATTGTGAACCTAGCAGCTTTTTCTAATAGCTGCTTGAACCCCTTAATTTACAGTTTTCTGGGGGAAACCTTCAGAGACAAACTGCGACTGTACattgaacagaaaacaaaaatgtcaaCACTGCATCGCTTCTGTCAGGCTGCCTTAACGTCTGTCATTCCTGACAGTAATGAGCAATCAGAAGTCTGATTTAGTGTCATTGTATAAAACATATGACTGTGAAGTTGTGCAAATAGTGAACAAAATGCTTGCtactaacagaaaaaaaagtgcatttgtgtgtgtatatatatatatattgtatCGCCCTACTGAGTATTGAAGGTTTatattcaaaatgtttttatgacAAGACTTTAATGTAGAAGAATATGTTTTAGTCagatttatatttaattatgaACAGGATTATTAAAAGCTGAGCACTGAAGAAGCTTTATTTTGTATTATACATGTATGAGTGACAATATAAGAGAAAATTTTATCAATTTAGGAAGACTCTAGATGTAATCTGATTATCAGAGATGATACTTTGCTGGTGTATATAAGGTACTTCCACTGAAATAATGAAGCTGCCGTAACAGCGAGGAAAAATCATTACAACATATTGATGTGGAGATGCataaaacattgatttttttccacccAAACACGTTAAGATAAATGACTCTGCTTACAAGAACTACATAGTACTATCGTCACTGTATTCTAGCATGTCTTCCAttattaggtttttttaatcttaataTAATCAAGCACAGTGATGAGTTTTTGTCTCTTAAATGTAATCTACTGTTTACATCAGTACTTGATCAAAACTAAAATCATCTGTAACTATATGCTCATCTCAAAGAACTTCACAGAAGCACAATGTAGTGCTTCATTCTGTCTTTTAAGGATTGACCCAAATAATCTCTCCCAGAACAAACATAATTGGCCCTTTTGTCAAAAATGCCAGTGCACCAACACTGAGTACATTCACACCTGCCTTCAGATTTGAGTGCACATTACATGAGATCTCCTCACTTTCTGTGAGTCTCTTCTGATTGCCAGAACAAAATGCTGTGGTTTTTAAGGAAGTATCACTTTCTGCAAAAGATATTGTAGATATTGTGTAGATATTGCTTATGAAAGTGACGGGAACCTCAATTTTCAGAAAGGAGGAACACACATAATGGAGAGTGTGATTAGTGATCATCAGGTCTGAACTTTGTGCACACCCATCCCACCTCCAGAAACCACCAGCCTTTCAAGACTGTAAGATGCATGTTGGATGCTTTGATCATTTGAAGATTAATTACAGGAAGCAAACAAATGATAGCACCACTTACTGGAAAACTACagtgtttcctttcttctaGCAAATAATTGGGTTTTAAATCTGATTGATGTTTAGCACAGGTTACTCCTGAACTTGTTCAGGGGAAGCTATAAAGTTCCTAGAAATTAGCATGCAAGATCATTAAAACATCACTTGCTGCATCTCTCAAGTGAACAAACTCATTTCACTTCTGTGCTTATTGACTGAAGCACCAGAGCTCAGCAGAATAAGATGCTCTGTCCTATTTTCAAATGTCGTATATTAATTAATTAGCACAATAACagattttaaaggatttttaaatgtAGACCTTTAAAACAATGACTAAAGCCACTAaagcaataaagaaaacagtgaaaacgATGATTCCACTCATATTTCTCACGAAATATCTCAAGTTTCCTAGTGGAAGTTTTGGCCACAAAAGACCTGACCTATAAACAGAAAGGCCACAAGACGATGATGGTTGAATTTGAAATAGATAGCTGGATATTccagcaggaactgcagggTGGAATCTGCGGCAACTGCAGATTATTTGCAAGCAATTGCTAATCATAATCTAAAGAAAAATGTCCTTTGGTCCCATCCTCCCTGTAGAACACCAAATAGATCTCCTCTCATAGCACAAGTTGCTAAAAACCACTCAGCAAGTCATCTCCCACCACTGTGCTGCATCACACGTAGCCCTTTCTCGTCagtattttcccttttggaaTTAGCCACAATTACTCAGGTCCCATGGATTGCCAATAGACATTAATCACACCATTAAGGATGGCTATTTCAGACAacagccagctgcaggaagggatCATTGTCTTGGCAATGCAATTCTGAGGAGTAGGACACATCTTGAGCTTACAGATTTATTAGGTTTGTGCAACCCTGACACTTGCCACGAATAAAGAACTTATTTGGCGTTACAGGAACACACTTTCCCAGTTGTAGTTcttgcttgttttggttttatagGAATATgatccttttccctcctccttccttccaatACAGTGATCATGTTTTTGATCAAGGCTATGGTAGAAGCCCTTCTGCTACTCCTGCAGAACACAAATCAAGAAAAGTCTTTGTGCAGAagcttaaaataataaacaaacagcaataCCAAACGCCTGCTCAGGCATCCTACAAAACAGCTTGTTTCGAAGTGATCAAACTCAGTAATATACAGTGAAATCTAGGAAAGATCAGATTACTATAGCATTAAGAAAACAATATTTACTCAGCCCAAAACAACTTACGGCATGTTTAAAACCCAATTACAAATCTACAATACCTGATGATTCCTTACTGCTGATATTTTGGCACAGGCTTATGAACTGTGCCTGAAATTACTAAATTTAAACATAGTTCTTACTTTAAATGCAAAGCACTCTCCCAGCTGAAAAAACTGCACATTTATtcccaaagcttttttttaacagtaacTCTGTACAAGtaatatttacagaaatgtcATACAACTTCCATGTGTTTATGTACACAACATGCTTTCTGCAAGCCACCATCTTGCAGTAACTCGCTTATCCATGGACCAAAAAGATCTCAGCTTGGTAtgtcattttctttaatttcaaagaACATAATCACCagtaaataaaaccttttctAGAGTGCAGAGGAAAAAGGCAATGGGAGCAAGAATTTTGATACaacttcttcacttttttttcctctggtctCTCACAAATTGTTTAATTGCTGAGTTTAAGGAAAGGATTCCATATGCCTTTCTCAAACACTGGACTGATGACAACGATGAGATTTAAAAACCTGTTTACCACAGATGCTTACTATCTTTGCTGTAATAGTCTATAGCAAGTTCCAGCCATGAAATGTCTAGTGTTAGGAAAAGCTcacagaagagaggagagagggaataATCAAAAATTCCCTGAAGCCAttaactgcttttgaaaataatacCTTAGCACAGGAATGCCTTGAATGCACAGAGTATAACTGAGTATCTAGAAACAAAATCAGTGCAAACAGCACAAACTAGCAGCGATCTGGACCTGATGCAACTGAAAGCAGCAGGCTTCCCTCAGCTGTGTAAAAAGATATGAGCAAAAGAGTTACGTGAGACCTCTTTAACATGTTGAAGAGATTCTGTAACTGCATTCTTTTAAGTTTTAGGAGATACACTAAATACTGACTGCAAAGACACAACATCCACGCCTTGAAAATGCAAAGTCGGTCAGCCTAAAGATAAAGCTTGATTCATTTATGAAAAGCATTACAGGATGGGAGGGCATGTGACAGAGAATTTGAATCAATGAGTCAGACGATCCCAGATTCTGTGCAAGGCGTTGATATAATACGGGCAAGATGCAAGAAAAGTCACCTCTCCCTtcaaaagcttgaaaaaaaacctgagcacAAAGTTTTACAAGAAAATGCTTGTAAAGTTTCAGACTAAGTATCTGTGTTTCAAACAAAATTCACTGGCTGTACAGTGCAGGCTCTAATCTTTTTTCCAGCCATCAAGTTGTGTTAGAGTCTAACTGAATTTTTTCCCGTGTAAGGATTTTGCTGTATTCTCTCAGCTGTTTATTAAGACTGCAAAAGGGAAAAGGTTGTCTGGACAATTTTAAATGGTTAGGATTGTCACATAAAAAATGTGTTAAGAGTGGTTTACCGTAAGTAAAAGCATGTCAAGTTCAACCCTGATTATCATTAATTCCATTGGAACTTGTTTCCGCATAACTAAAAACAAGTGAGTGCATGAAGAAGCAGGTTTGAATTTTAATAGCTACTCATGAAGGTGAGCCAatgaattaatttgattttgattGAAAACAACGAAGATAAGGGCTTGATTTGAATTTAAGGGACAGTATCCTTCCATTTCACTCTAAGTCTTACCTTACCTATTCAGAccatcagaaaaatatttaatgttttcacCACAGAAGAGCACAGGGCCAAATGAACTGCTTATTTGTCCTTTTTAATGTTCAAATTGCAACATCATGTGATAGGGAACAAGTCACTTTTAAGCCATGCACACAGAATACCTTTTCTCTACACCCTTAAGCTCTGCTGTCAGGGAGGTGTGTTGTGGCACATGCCCTGTGCTATGTTTTAAAGAGAGACACACCAGATATGAAAATCTGAACACCCTCCATCCATATTTATAATTTAGGTGTCCTTTCTTCAACAGTATTACCCAAACTATTTATTCCACAGTGACATTTAATACAACAAACTTTTAACCCTTGGGTTTGGGCTTCCTTTTAGACTTCCATTCCATCACATGGCAGCATGACACAGCCAGGAGCTCAGAATAAACAGCTGCATATTGAGCCACCCTACATGCCAACACAGGAGCCATGCCCTCTCAGGACTGCAGACTGTGCAGGATCAGCTCTACTTTCAACTCCCCTTCTTACGTGctacttcatttattttacatatgtCCACTAACTGCCACTACAAAATATAAAGATGCTTGCCTGAGTCTCACAAAGTCACCTGCCTGTTTAGAATGGCTTTTGAAACTGTTCAACCCCCACGATAAAAACCATATTCAGGTTTCCAACCTGTTTTCTCACATTGTTCAAACACTCTGCTACAGGTATATACAGACATTTCAAAGGTCTGAATTAAACTACTGAGCTGTTCATTACCAAAAAGTAAAATCCTACcttctcaaaataaatatttaatgcagCAGGGTAAGCctttccaaagcagcagctttgcttaCAAGTCCCAGTTCACTTGACCTGCAAGCAAAATCACCGAAAAGGTTTAAGACCTTTCCAAATGACATTGAATGTGTTTTCTGGAAGGACTATTAAAAAactgtggggagaaaaaagacatagtagagaaacaggaaaattatcAGGATATTGTTGAATTGTCCTTAGAATAGGAGTTAAGGCGATTTTTACAGAAAGAGCTCAGTGGTAGAATTGCCTAATAGTGCTGGAGATAGATTTGTTTTctgcctcagcagcagaaatatttcctttcccagGCATTCCCTCAATAGAAACAGTAATTTAGTGGCaaatcagattttcttcctttcattctcTCTCCATTCAGAACTACAAAAGAGAAATAGCCTGTACCTGACTACAGAAACCTTTTGTGCTCTGAAGTGCACACAGCAAACtcagaaagaaaccaaagaaagaGCTCACTTAAACAATGTGATAGTATTCCAA encodes the following:
- the GPER1 gene encoding G-protein coupled estrogen receptor 1 yields the protein METYSASISPVICNSTTFNLNGSHLCNESISSRLADKSEHQQYVIGLFLSCLYTIFLFPIGFVGNILILVVNISFREKMTIPDLYFINLAVADLILVADSLIEVFNLDEKYYDITIICTFMSLFLQINMYSSIFFLTWMSFDRYLALAKVMRSNLFRTMQHARLSCGLIWMASISAALVPFTAVHLQHTGEVYFCFADVKEIQWLEITLGFIIPFVIIGLCYSLIVRVLIKAHKHRSLRLRRQKALRMIFVVVLVFFICWLPENVFISVQLLQRKSEPVSSNSPSFRHDYPLTGHIVNLAAFSNSCLNPLIYSFLGETFRDKLRLYIEQKTKMSTLHRFCQAALTSVIPDSNEQSEV